GGCAATGCCAGGGCCGGAGTGGATCTGGGTCATCATCGCGATCGTCGTGCTCTTTGGCGCCAGCCGGCTCCCGGCGATGGGCCGTAACGTCGGCCTGGGCATCAAGGAGTTCAAGAAGGGCGTGACCGAGGCGTCCAAGGACGAGAACAAGGACGAGCCGGGCAAGCCGGCGTCGGCCGACGAGCGCGAGCGGGGCACCACGCCCTAGCCAGCCCTCCGGCCGGAGCCACCGTGCGACTCTCGCGCCGCCCGCGGGCCAACCCGACGGGCGAGATGTCCATCCTCGAGCACATCGGGGAGCTTCGAAACCGCCTCGCCAAGAGCTGCGCCGCCCTGGTGGTGGCCACCCTGGTCGCCTTCTCGCTGCTGTACGAGCCGGTGATCGACTTCCTGCTCCGGTCCTACTGCGCCCTGCCGGCCGCCGCCCGGATCGGCAGCGTCGCCGAGGACGGTGGCTGCCGCCTGGCCGCCCTGAGCCCGCTGGAGCCGCTGTCGATCCGCATCCGGGTGTCCCTCACCGTCGGGCTGCTGCTGGCCATGCCGTTCATCGCCTTCCAGCTGTGGCGCTTCATCACCCCCGGCCTGCGACCCAGCGAGAAGCGCTTCGCCATCCCCTTCGCCCTGGCCAGCACCCTGTTGTTCGTCGCCGGGGTGGCGGTGGCCTTCTACACCCTGCCCAAGGCGATCGGCTTCCTGAGCACCATGGGCGGCGAGGGCATCGCCAGCTTCTTCCAGGCCGACCGCTACCTGCGCTTCGTGCTGTTCATGGGCCTGGCCTTCGGGATCACCTTCGAGTTCCCGCTCGTGCTCGTGTTCCTGTCGCTGGTCGGGGCCCTGTCGTCGGCGGCCATGCTGCGGGCCTGGCGGCCGGCGGCGGCCGTCATCATCGTGGCCGCGGCCGTCATCACCCCCAGCCAGGACCCGATCAGCCTGTTCGCCATGGCCGTGCCCATGTGGCTGTTCTACTTCACCGCGGCCGCCATCGCCCGCTTCATCATCGAGCCCCGCCGCGCCCGGCGGCAGGCGCTCGCCGGCACCGGGGAGCCTTGATCTTGCAGACCTACCTGCCCTATCCCGACTTCGCCGCCAGCGCCCGCGCCCTCGACCCCCGCCGGCTGGGCAAGCAGCGGGTCGAGGCCCTCCAGGTGCTGCGCGCCCTGACCACGCCCGGCTACGGCTGGCGCC
This window of the Actinomycetota bacterium genome carries:
- a CDS encoding twin-arginine translocase TatA/TatE family subunit, which encodes MPGPEWIWVIIAIVVLFGASRLPAMGRNVGLGIKEFKKGVTEASKDENKDEPGKPASADERERGTTP
- the tatC gene encoding twin-arginine translocase subunit TatC, with the translated sequence MRLSRRPRANPTGEMSILEHIGELRNRLAKSCAALVVATLVAFSLLYEPVIDFLLRSYCALPAAARIGSVAEDGGCRLAALSPLEPLSIRIRVSLTVGLLLAMPFIAFQLWRFITPGLRPSEKRFAIPFALASTLLFVAGVAVAFYTLPKAIGFLSTMGGEGIASFFQADRYLRFVLFMGLAFGITFEFPLVLVFLSLVGALSSAAMLRAWRPAAAVIIVAAAVITPSQDPISLFAMAVPMWLFYFTAAAIARFIIEPRRARRQALAGTGEP